AACTTTAGGTAGAAGAGGAAAAAAAGAAAATCTTTTAGTGGAGGAATCATTTCTTAAAGAAAAGGGAATAGGTTTGTATAATGTTGAACGCGGTGGTGATATCACTTATCATGGTCCGGGACAGGTTGTGGGATATCCGATTTTAAACCTAAATCAAAATCGTGATATTCATAAACTTGTGCGCTCTGTTGAAGATGTATTGATAAAGGTGATAAGATTATACGGAATAGATGGTAAAAGGATAAAAGGACTAACAGGAGTATGGGTTGGTAATGAGAAAATTGCAGCCATAGGGATGGCGGTAAAAAAATGGATAAGTTTTCATGGCTTTGCTCTGAATGTCTCAACCAATCTTGACTATTTTAAATATATTAGGCCCTGCGGAATTGATGATAAAGGTGTAACATCGATTGAGCGAATTCTTGGAAAAAACTCTCCTTCCATTGAGGATGTTGAAAGGGATATAATAGAACAATT
The DNA window shown above is from Candidatus Schekmanbacteria bacterium and carries:
- the lipB gene encoding lipoyl(octanoyl) transferase, encoding TLGRRGKKENLLVEESFLKEKGIGLYNVERGGDITYHGPGQVVGYPILNLNQNRDIHKLVRSVEDVLIKVIRLYGIDGKRIKGLTGVWVGNEKIAAIGMAVKKWISFHGFALNVSTNLDYFKYIRPCGIDDKGVTSIERILGKNSPSIEDVERDIIEQFGEVFGFAMKRGFEFIGKEL